From Rhodanobacteraceae bacterium, the proteins below share one genomic window:
- a CDS encoding 2-polyprenylphenol hydroxylase — MNARRPSLDIAVAGGGMVGAACALALAKRGFAVALLEAREPATWNAGDPEDLRVIALAPSSACLLDQLGVWRRIEAARVSPYRHMRVWDGATGAEITFDAARDGRAQLGWIVENKLVARTLWDALGAAGVRRVYPAHVASFTQREDRVTLELGDGEMLSAVLLVIADGAGSTLREQAGIGVRGRDYHQRAVVAHVATERTHDATAWQRFTDEGPIALLPLADGRSSIVWSLPETRAREVLALDDAGFGEAAGLASDFRLGRITSTTPRASFPLRLQVAERFASGRCVLIGDAAHAVHPLAGQGANLGLRDVAELAAVLGVARDAGRDFTATHVLQRYARRRRSDGALDAYALDAIERMFAWQIPAWAALRGAGMRAVDVIEPLKRRLSAHAAGLS; from the coding sequence GTGAACGCGCGTCGTCCGTCGCTCGATATCGCGGTTGCCGGCGGCGGCATGGTCGGCGCGGCCTGTGCGCTCGCGTTGGCGAAACGCGGCTTCGCAGTCGCATTGCTGGAAGCGCGTGAACCTGCGACGTGGAACGCCGGCGATCCGGAAGACCTGCGCGTGATCGCGCTGGCGCCGTCGTCGGCGTGCCTGCTGGACCAGCTCGGCGTGTGGCGCCGCATCGAAGCCGCGCGCGTATCGCCGTATCGGCACATGCGCGTCTGGGATGGCGCAACGGGTGCGGAAATCACGTTCGACGCCGCGCGCGACGGCCGCGCGCAACTCGGCTGGATCGTCGAGAACAAACTGGTTGCGCGCACACTGTGGGATGCGCTGGGCGCCGCCGGCGTGCGCCGCGTGTACCCGGCGCATGTCGCATCGTTCACGCAGCGCGAGGATCGCGTCACGCTGGAACTGGGCGATGGCGAGATGCTGTCGGCCGTGCTGCTGGTGATCGCCGACGGCGCGGGTTCGACGCTGCGCGAGCAAGCCGGCATCGGCGTGCGCGGACGCGACTATCACCAGCGCGCGGTGGTCGCGCACGTCGCGACCGAACGCACGCACGACGCGACCGCGTGGCAGCGTTTCACCGATGAAGGTCCGATCGCATTGTTGCCGCTCGCGGACGGTCGCAGTTCGATCGTGTGGTCGCTTCCGGAAACGCGCGCGCGCGAAGTGCTGGCGCTGGACGACGCGGGGTTTGGCGAAGCTGCGGGCTTGGCATCGGATTTCAGGCTGGGGAGAATCACCTCGACCACGCCGCGTGCGTCGTTCCCGTTGCGCCTGCAGGTCGCCGAGCGGTTTGCTTCCGGACGTTGCGTATTGATCGGCGACGCCGCGCACGCGGTGCATCCACTGGCGGGCCAGGGCGCGAACCTGGGCTTGCGCGATGTCGCTGAACTCGCAGCGGTGCTGGGCGTGGCTCGCGACGCCGGCCGTGATTTCACCGCGACGCACGTGCTGCAGCGCTACGCGCGGCGCCGCCGGTCGGACGGCGCGCTGGATGCGTATGCGTTGGATGCGATCGAACGAATGTTCGCGTGGCAGATACCCGCGTGGGCGGCACTGCGTGGCGCCGGCATGCGTGCCGTGGATGTGATCGAACCGCTGAAGCGGCGCCTGTCGGCGCACGCGGCGGGTTTGAGCTGA
- a CDS encoding Octaprenyl diphosphate synthase, with the protein MNRPHPAPPAESANAFIVARDLAAPDMQRVDGMIRQRLHSDVVLINAIAEHIVGGGGKRLRPALHVLAAHAAGYQGEAHIELAAVIEFIHTATLLHDDVVDGSDLRRGRKTANAAWGNAASVLVGDFLYSRAFQMMVELDRMEVMRILADTTNSIAEGEVLQLLNIGKAETSEAAYMQVIERKTAVLFAAATQLGGVLAGLPHAQCLALRRYGMELGSAFQIADDLLDYVSDSATLGKNIGDDLAEGKPTLPLIYAIERSTPMQAELLRNAITSQRLAALDVIIAAIRGTGALERTRAKAESHADAAHAALESLPPSEYRDALAGLADYAVNRTS; encoded by the coding sequence ATGAACCGCCCCCATCCCGCCCCGCCGGCCGAGTCCGCCAACGCCTTCATCGTGGCGCGCGACCTCGCCGCGCCCGACATGCAACGGGTCGACGGCATGATCCGCCAGCGCCTGCATTCGGACGTGGTGCTGATCAACGCGATCGCCGAACACATCGTCGGCGGCGGCGGCAAGCGCCTGCGTCCGGCGCTGCACGTGCTGGCCGCGCACGCGGCGGGTTACCAAGGCGAAGCACACATCGAACTCGCGGCGGTGATCGAGTTCATCCACACCGCGACGCTGCTGCACGACGACGTGGTGGACGGTTCGGACCTGCGGCGCGGGCGCAAGACCGCCAACGCCGCGTGGGGCAACGCCGCCAGCGTGCTGGTCGGCGACTTCCTCTACTCGCGCGCGTTCCAGATGATGGTGGAACTGGACCGCATGGAAGTGATGCGCATCCTGGCCGACACCACCAACTCCATTGCCGAGGGCGAGGTGCTGCAACTGCTCAACATCGGCAAGGCCGAGACCAGCGAAGCCGCGTACATGCAGGTGATCGAGCGCAAGACCGCGGTGTTGTTCGCCGCGGCCACGCAACTGGGCGGCGTGCTGGCAGGGCTGCCGCACGCGCAGTGCCTCGCGCTGCGCCGCTACGGAATGGAACTCGGCTCCGCATTCCAGATCGCCGACGACCTGCTCGACTACGTTTCCGATTCCGCCACGCTCGGCAAGAACATCGGCGACGACCTGGCGGAAGGCAAACCCACGCTGCCGCTGATCTACGCCATCGAACGCTCCACGCCGATGCAGGCGGAACTGCTGCGCAACGCGATCACCAGCCAAAGGCTTGCGGCACTGGACGTGATCATCGCCGCGATCCGCGGCACCGGCGCGCTGGAGCGCACCCGCGCGAAAGCAGAATCCCACGCCGACGCCGCGCACGCCGCGCTGGAAAGCCTGCCGCCCTCCGAATACCGTGATGCGCTGGCGGGGCTGGCGGATTACGCGGTCAACCGGACGTCCTGA
- a CDS encoding Dienelactone hydrolase family protein, which produces MRKTLLALLLLFGVASFAHAAMRTQTVDYSVDGKAMQGVLVWDDAVKAPRPGLLMIPDWVGINPTNIDFAKTIAGKDYVIFMGDMYGKDLRPKDNTEAEAAVKPLLDNRPMLRKRVAAAFAELKALAAKNAAPIDASKLAAIGFCFGGTSVLDLVRSGSDVAAVVSFHGGLSTDDPALAKNIKARVLAMNGGDDKGTMPDAPAFMQEMQQSPAPWQFVVFGGAVHCFAEPQAHSPPGCVYDAPVAKRAFALMHAWLDEAFAGKS; this is translated from the coding sequence ATGCGCAAGACACTTCTCGCGTTGTTGCTGCTGTTCGGTGTTGCATCGTTCGCGCACGCCGCGATGCGCACGCAAACCGTCGACTACAGCGTCGATGGCAAGGCCATGCAGGGCGTGCTGGTGTGGGACGATGCGGTGAAGGCGCCGCGGCCGGGCCTGCTGATGATCCCGGACTGGGTAGGCATCAATCCGACCAACATCGATTTCGCCAAAACCATCGCCGGCAAGGACTACGTGATCTTCATGGGCGATATGTACGGCAAGGACTTGCGCCCGAAGGACAACACCGAAGCGGAAGCCGCGGTCAAGCCGCTGCTGGACAACCGGCCGATGTTGCGCAAGCGCGTGGCCGCCGCGTTCGCCGAGTTGAAGGCGCTGGCCGCGAAAAACGCGGCGCCGATCGACGCGTCGAAACTCGCCGCGATTGGTTTCTGCTTCGGCGGCACCTCGGTGCTCGACCTGGTGCGCAGCGGCAGCGATGTCGCTGCGGTGGTGAGTTTCCACGGCGGGCTTTCGACCGACGATCCTGCACTTGCCAAGAACATCAAGGCGCGCGTGCTGGCGATGAACGGCGGCGACGACAAGGGCACGATGCCCGACGCGCCGGCCTTCATGCAGGAAATGCAGCAGAGTCCCGCGCCTTGGCAGTTCGTGGTGTTCGGTGGCGCGGTGCATTGCTTCGCGGAGCCGCAGGCACATTCGCCACCCGGTTGCGTGTACGACGCGCCGGTCGCGAAGCGCGCGTTTGCGCTGATGCACGCGTGGCTGGATGAGGCGTTCGCCGGAAAAAGTTGA
- a CDS encoding ATP:Cob(I)alamin adenosyltransferase — protein MGNRLSKIYTKTGDDGTTGLGDGSRTRKDSARVEAYGTVDELNSVIGVLLACGGVPDDIRELLVRIQHALFDLGGELCVPGMAMIHDVDVTALEQTLDSYNDNLPRLKEFILPGGGMAAAQCHVARTVCRRAERRVVTLARDESVRPQAVHYLNRLSDLLFVLCRVLARASGHGEVLWQHERRTKPSEP, from the coding sequence GTGGGCAACCGGCTTTCGAAGATCTATACCAAGACCGGTGATGACGGCACCACCGGGTTGGGCGACGGTTCGCGCACGCGCAAGGATTCCGCGCGGGTCGAAGCCTACGGCACCGTCGATGAACTGAACTCGGTGATCGGCGTGCTGCTCGCTTGCGGCGGCGTGCCCGACGACATCCGCGAACTGCTGGTGCGCATCCAGCACGCGTTGTTCGACCTCGGCGGCGAACTCTGCGTGCCCGGCATGGCGATGATCCACGACGTCGACGTCACCGCGCTCGAACAAACGCTGGACAGCTACAACGACAACCTGCCGCGGCTCAAGGAATTCATCCTGCCGGGCGGCGGCATGGCCGCGGCGCAATGCCATGTCGCGCGCACCGTCTGCCGCCGCGCCGAGCGCCGCGTGGTGACGCTGGCACGCGACGAAAGCGTGCGGCCGCAAGCCGTGCACTACCTGAACCGGCTGTCGGACCTGCTGTTCGTGCTATGCCGCGTGCTGGCGCGTGCCAGTGGCCACGGCGAAGTGTTGTGGCAACATGAGCGCCGAACCAAGCCGTCCGAACCCTGA
- a CDS encoding hypothetical protein (Acetylspermidine deacetylase;Deacetylases, including yeast histone deacetylase and acetoin utilization protein), which translates to MRIYTHPACLEHDPGIGHPESPARLRAVMQALDAQPFAAIERVEAPRATREQLERAHGTEYVDQIFASAPSHGTARLDEDTVMSPGSLEAALRAAGAACAATDAVLARETRRAFCAVRPPGHHASRHEAMGFCLFNSVAVAAAHALGAHRLDRVAIVDFDVHHGNGTQAIFRHDPRLLYTSSHQMPLYPGTGEAGEHGAGNLFNAPLPPGAGSAEFRAAWEEKLLPELDLFRPQLLLISAGFDADARDPLAQLQLVPDDYAWITQRLVELADRHADGRIVSALEGGYDLDALREDVAAHVTALMT; encoded by the coding sequence ATGCGGATATATACGCACCCCGCCTGCCTCGAACACGACCCAGGCATCGGCCACCCCGAATCACCCGCGCGGTTGCGCGCCGTCATGCAAGCGCTGGACGCGCAGCCGTTCGCGGCAATCGAACGCGTGGAAGCGCCGCGCGCGACCCGCGAGCAACTCGAACGCGCGCACGGCACTGAATACGTGGACCAAATCTTCGCGAGCGCGCCGTCGCACGGCACGGCGCGGCTCGACGAGGACACCGTGATGTCGCCGGGTTCGCTGGAAGCCGCGCTGCGCGCCGCCGGCGCCGCATGCGCCGCAACCGACGCCGTGCTCGCCCGCGAAACCCGCCGCGCGTTCTGCGCCGTGCGCCCGCCCGGACACCACGCGAGCCGACACGAAGCGATGGGCTTCTGCCTGTTCAACAGCGTCGCGGTCGCCGCCGCGCACGCGCTCGGCGCGCACCGCCTCGATCGCGTCGCCATCGTCGATTTCGACGTCCACCACGGCAACGGCACGCAAGCCATCTTCCGCCACGACCCGCGCCTGCTCTACACATCCAGCCACCAGATGCCGCTGTACCCCGGCACCGGCGAAGCCGGCGAACACGGCGCCGGCAACCTCTTCAATGCCCCGCTGCCGCCCGGCGCGGGCTCAGCCGAATTCCGCGCCGCGTGGGAAGAAAAACTGCTGCCCGAACTCGACCTGTTCCGCCCGCAACTGCTGCTGATCTCCGCCGGCTTCGACGCCGACGCCCGCGACCCGCTGGCACAACTGCAACTCGTCCCGGACGATTACGCGTGGATCACGCAACGTCTCGTCGAACTTGCCGACCGCCATGCCGACGGCCGCATCGTGTCCGCACTGGAAGGTGGCTATGACCTCGATGCATTGCGCGAAGACGTGGCGGCGCATGTCACGGCATTGATGACGTAA
- a CDS encoding Fructokinase, producing the protein MNGHVYCFGEALIDFHAEPRGDAPPAFIPHAGGAPANVAVAVARLGDASAFVGMFGEDVFGDLLLRGLADAGVDTRHTRRTDAANTALAFVTHDARGERSFSFYRPPSADLLFRDGDFDPAIFAAGNIFHAGSCSMTEPASAATTLQGMTRARKAGALVSFDMNLRPALWPRGEDPAPTIWRALALADFVKLSAEELAFLAASTGSEAAVLERLWSSGTQFVVITDGERALRWFTHEARGEMSPFAVRVVDSTGAGDAFVGGFLHALVTAGSLPALLENDTRRDAALRFAAACGALAVTRTGSFAAMPALADVHAFLEQHA; encoded by the coding sequence ATGAACGGCCACGTGTACTGTTTCGGCGAAGCGCTGATCGACTTCCACGCCGAACCGCGCGGCGACGCGCCACCCGCGTTCATTCCGCATGCCGGCGGCGCACCGGCCAACGTCGCGGTGGCGGTCGCGAGGCTCGGCGATGCGAGCGCGTTCGTCGGCATGTTCGGTGAGGATGTATTCGGCGATTTGCTGTTGCGTGGACTCGCGGACGCGGGCGTCGATACGCGCCACACACGCCGCACCGATGCCGCCAACACCGCACTGGCGTTCGTGACACACGATGCGCGGGGCGAACGCAGCTTCAGTTTCTACCGGCCGCCGTCTGCCGACCTGCTGTTCCGCGACGGCGATTTCGATCCGGCGATCTTCGCCGCCGGAAACATCTTCCACGCGGGTTCGTGCAGCATGACGGAACCTGCTTCGGCCGCGACCACGCTGCAAGGCATGACCCGCGCGCGCAAGGCCGGCGCGCTGGTCAGCTTCGACATGAACCTGCGCCCCGCGTTGTGGCCGCGCGGCGAGGATCCCGCACCGACCATCTGGCGCGCGCTGGCGCTGGCCGATTTCGTGAAGCTGAGCGCGGAGGAACTCGCGTTCCTCGCCGCGTCGACGGGAAGTGAAGCGGCCGTGCTGGAACGATTGTGGTCGAGCGGCACGCAGTTCGTGGTGATCACCGACGGCGAACGTGCGCTGCGCTGGTTCACGCACGAGGCCCGCGGAGAAATGTCACCGTTTGCAGTGCGCGTGGTCGACAGCACCGGTGCAGGCGATGCATTCGTCGGCGGTTTCCTGCACGCGCTGGTCACGGCGGGTTCGCTGCCGGCGTTGCTGGAGAACGACACGCGACGCGACGCCGCGCTGCGCTTTGCCGCCGCCTGCGGCGCGCTCGCGGTCACCCGCACCGGCTCGTTCGCGGCGATGCCGGCGCTGGCCGACGTCCACGCTTTCCTGGAGCAACACGCATGA
- a CDS encoding putative restriction endonuclease, producing the protein MTHMWMVRAERGGILFDQFESESMVAIGWVEMGNMGHLKSRDDFVAAVTEVYPNNTRAQTATSAGQAYRFVREVQVGDAVITYSPEQRVYLVGKIRSEYKYEPHRIENDPNVREVEWTGRVPRDLLTLSAKNSLGAISTLFLVPPDVADEIKQRLKESATGSAHTQVVPPDEDAVALDELYKENQNKAFELTKDRITKLGWDDMQQLVAGLLRAMGYKTRVSPMGADRGKDIVASPDGLGLSNPRIVVEVKHRPGSQMGSAEVRSFLGGRHKDDKGLYVSTGGFSKDARYEADRASIPLTLMDLDDLVEAILDHYEQMDPDAKQLIPLRKVYWPS; encoded by the coding sequence ATGACTCATATGTGGATGGTTCGCGCAGAACGCGGCGGGATCCTATTCGATCAATTCGAATCTGAGTCGATGGTTGCGATCGGATGGGTCGAAATGGGAAACATGGGCCATCTCAAGAGTCGAGATGATTTCGTTGCAGCCGTCACAGAGGTATATCCGAACAACACGCGTGCACAGACGGCTACTTCTGCAGGTCAGGCCTACAGATTCGTGCGCGAAGTGCAGGTGGGCGACGCCGTAATTACCTACTCCCCCGAGCAGCGGGTCTATCTCGTTGGCAAGATTCGCAGCGAGTACAAGTACGAGCCTCATCGCATCGAAAACGATCCGAACGTGCGCGAGGTCGAGTGGACTGGTCGTGTGCCACGGGATTTATTGACGCTCTCGGCAAAGAACAGCCTTGGCGCGATTTCTACGTTGTTTCTGGTGCCGCCGGATGTAGCGGATGAAATCAAGCAACGTTTGAAAGAAAGCGCGACGGGCAGCGCTCACACCCAAGTCGTACCTCCGGATGAGGATGCTGTCGCGCTGGATGAGCTCTACAAGGAGAACCAGAACAAGGCGTTTGAACTTACCAAGGATCGGATAACGAAACTCGGGTGGGATGACATGCAGCAATTGGTCGCAGGTTTATTGCGGGCCATGGGCTATAAGACACGTGTTTCGCCGATGGGCGCGGATAGGGGAAAAGACATCGTCGCGTCACCCGACGGACTCGGATTGTCGAACCCGCGCATAGTGGTTGAAGTCAAGCACCGGCCGGGAAGCCAAATGGGTTCAGCGGAGGTCCGTAGCTTTCTCGGTGGCAGGCACAAGGACGACAAAGGTCTGTACGTGAGCACGGGAGGGTTCAGCAAGGACGCTCGATACGAGGCTGACCGCGCGAGCATTCCACTCACATTGATGGATCTCGATGATTTGGTCGAAGCGATCCTCGATCACTACGAGCAGATGGATCCAGATGCCAAACAGCTAATTCCGCTGCGCAAGGTTTATTGGCCGAGTTAG
- a CDS encoding 2-polyprenyl-6-methoxyphenol hydroxylase has protein sequence MTQRTDILIVGGGLVGASLALALDASGRRATLLEAAPVRVASTAGSDDNDRNLVLARASVNALKALHAWPQIEGAAGTIRRVEVSRAGEFGKLRMTAEDAGVDALGRVVPGRVLGAALNRALEACRHVQRLVPAALEKLEPIPDRDRDGIQRLSPSPPSVLGGEGWGEGVRSGWRASIRMGDELRIIEARLVVGADGSDSLVRAQVGIGAQEHDYAQSLFVCTIACERDLPDCAFERFSDEGPVALLPLPNQRRGLVLTVSADRHDEVAAMDDAAFVALAQQRFGWKLGQLSRPGQRFAHRIRRVLADAVIASRAVLVGNAAQTVHPIGAQGFNLGLRDALALAELIGAADDPGASALLNAYAERRQPDRDGVLAFSHGLVALGCLPQPALAPLRSLVMLALGSVTPLRHAVARRGMGFRGEPPTAALDAGP, from the coding sequence ATGACGCAACGCACGGACATCCTGATCGTCGGCGGCGGACTGGTGGGCGCAAGTCTCGCGCTGGCGCTGGATGCTTCCGGACGCCGCGCCACCTTGCTGGAAGCCGCGCCTGTGCGCGTCGCGTCCACCGCAGGCAGCGACGACAACGACCGCAACCTGGTGCTGGCGCGCGCATCGGTTAATGCGCTGAAGGCATTGCACGCGTGGCCGCAGATCGAGGGCGCGGCGGGCACGATCCGCCGCGTCGAAGTCAGCCGCGCGGGCGAGTTCGGCAAGCTGCGAATGACCGCCGAAGACGCCGGCGTGGATGCGCTGGGCCGCGTGGTGCCGGGGCGTGTACTGGGTGCGGCATTGAACCGCGCGCTGGAAGCGTGCAGGCACGTGCAACGGCTGGTTCCGGCTGCGCTCGAGAAATTGGAACCGATTCCGGATCGGGACCGCGATGGCATTCAGCGCTTGTCTCCCTCTCCCCCAAGCGTGCTTGGGGGAGAGGGTTGGGGTGAGGGGGTGCGCAGTGGTTGGCGCGCGAGCATTCGGATGGGCGACGAACTGCGCATCATCGAAGCGCGCCTAGTCGTCGGCGCCGACGGCAGCGATTCGCTGGTGCGCGCGCAGGTCGGCATCGGCGCGCAGGAACACGACTACGCGCAGAGCCTGTTCGTGTGCACGATCGCCTGCGAACGCGACCTGCCTGATTGCGCGTTCGAGCGCTTCTCCGACGAAGGTCCGGTTGCGCTGTTGCCGCTGCCGAACCAGCGGCGCGGGCTGGTGCTCACCGTGTCCGCCGATCGCCACGACGAAGTCGCGGCGATGGACGATGCTGCGTTCGTCGCGCTGGCGCAGCAGCGTTTCGGCTGGAAGCTTGGGCAGCTGTCGCGTCCGGGCCAGCGTTTCGCGCACCGCATTCGGCGCGTGCTCGCGGACGCCGTCATCGCGTCGCGCGCGGTGCTGGTCGGCAACGCCGCGCAAACCGTGCATCCGATCGGCGCGCAGGGATTCAACCTGGGATTGCGCGACGCGCTGGCGCTGGCGGAATTGATCGGCGCTGCCGACGATCCGGGCGCATCTGCGTTGTTGAACGCGTACGCCGAACGACGGCAACCCGATCGCGACGGCGTACTGGCTTTCAGCCACGGCCTGGTCGCGCTGGGTTGTTTGCCGCAACCAGCGCTGGCGCCGTTGCGTTCGCTGGTGATGCTGGCGCTGGGCAGCGTCACGCCATTGCGGCACGCGGTCGCGCGCCGTGGCATGGGTTTTCGTGGCGAGCCGCCGACGGCGGCGCTGGACGCCGGCCCGTGA
- a CDS encoding Single-stranded DNA-binding protein has protein sequence MSRGVNKVILVGNLGADPETRYSASGTAMCTIRIATTDSWKDKQTGERQEKTEWHRVKFFGRLAEIAGEYLKKGGQVYIEGSLRTDKYTDKEGVERYSTDIIANEMQMLGGRGEGGGGRGEGGGYQPRPAQGRPAGAPPGGRPSAPPPQDNGGFEDDDIPF, from the coding sequence ATGTCACGTGGCGTCAACAAGGTCATCCTGGTCGGCAATCTGGGCGCGGATCCGGAAACGCGTTACAGCGCGTCCGGCACGGCGATGTGCACCATCCGGATCGCCACGACCGACAGCTGGAAGGACAAGCAGACCGGCGAGCGCCAGGAAAAAACCGAATGGCATCGCGTGAAGTTCTTCGGCCGGCTCGCCGAGATCGCGGGCGAATACCTGAAGAAGGGCGGGCAGGTTTACATCGAGGGTTCGTTGCGCACCGACAAGTACACCGACAAGGAAGGCGTCGAGCGCTACAGCACCGACATCATCGCCAACGAGATGCAGATGCTCGGCGGCCGCGGCGAAGGCGGCGGTGGCCGCGGCGAAGGCGGTGGTTACCAGCCACGCCCAGCGCAGGGCCGGCCCGCGGGCGCGCCGCCGGGCGGTCGTCCTTCCGCGCCACCGCCGCAGGACAACGGCGGCTTCGAGGATGACGACATTCCGTTCTAA
- a CDS encoding D-mannose isomerase gives MNAFPDFRSPDFLRRHIKETMAFYHPRCLDPAGGCFHYYMDDGTIYDRVDRHLVSSARFVFDYAMCARRFGGAEYLDGARHCVAFIRDAHRNPATGGYTWTLRDGRPDDTTNHCYGAAFVLVAYAQARMAGISEAAAWMDEHWNLLEARYWDPAFGLYRDEADANWHFSNYRGQNANMHMCEAMLTAFEASREQRWLDRAYTLADNMTRRQAAKAGGLVWEHYDANWDIDWEYHKDNPKDLFRPWGFQPGHQTEWAKLLMIMSRYRDAEWLLPTARHLFDTAVARAWDDQYGGLCYGFAPDGSVCDDDKYHWVQAESLACAALLADHTGEQKYWDWYQRLWEYAWTHFVDHEYGGWYRILTRDGRKYDDEKSPAGKTDYHNMGACYEVLNVVEDSSAR, from the coding sequence ATGAACGCCTTCCCCGATTTCCGTTCGCCCGATTTCCTGCGCCGGCACATCAAGGAAACGATGGCGTTCTATCACCCACGTTGCCTCGACCCGGCCGGCGGCTGCTTCCACTACTACATGGACGACGGCACGATCTACGACCGCGTGGATCGCCATCTCGTCAGCAGCGCGCGCTTCGTGTTCGACTACGCGATGTGCGCACGCCGTTTCGGCGGCGCGGAATACCTCGACGGCGCGCGTCACTGCGTCGCCTTCATCCGTGATGCGCACCGCAACCCGGCGACCGGCGGCTACACGTGGACGCTGCGCGACGGCCGGCCCGATGACACGACCAACCATTGCTACGGTGCGGCGTTCGTGCTGGTCGCGTACGCGCAGGCGCGCATGGCTGGCATCAGCGAAGCCGCCGCGTGGATGGACGAACACTGGAACCTACTGGAAGCGCGCTATTGGGATCCCGCGTTCGGCCTTTACCGCGACGAAGCCGACGCGAACTGGCATTTCTCGAACTACCGCGGCCAGAACGCCAACATGCACATGTGCGAGGCGATGCTCACCGCGTTCGAAGCGAGCCGTGAGCAGCGCTGGCTCGATCGCGCGTACACGCTCGCCGACAACATGACGCGCCGCCAGGCCGCGAAAGCCGGCGGCTTGGTATGGGAACACTACGACGCGAACTGGGACATCGATTGGGAATACCACAAGGACAATCCGAAGGATTTGTTCCGTCCGTGGGGGTTCCAGCCCGGCCACCAGACCGAATGGGCCAAGCTGCTCATGATCATGAGCCGGTATCGCGACGCGGAATGGCTGCTGCCAACCGCCCGGCACCTGTTCGACACCGCGGTCGCGCGCGCCTGGGACGACCAGTACGGCGGCCTGTGTTACGGCTTCGCGCCCGACGGTTCCGTCTGCGACGACGACAAGTACCACTGGGTGCAGGCCGAATCGCTGGCCTGCGCCGCGCTGCTGGCCGACCACACCGGCGAGCAAAAGTATTGGGACTGGTACCAGCGCCTGTGGGAATACGCGTGGACGCATTTCGTCGACCACGAATACGGCGGCTGGTATCGCATCCTCACCCGCGACGGCCGCAAGTACGACGACGAGAAAAGCCCGGCCGGCAAGACCGATTACCACAACATGGGCGCGTGCTACGAAGTGTTGAACGTGGTGGAGGATTCAAGCGCCCGCTGA